ATATTACTCTACACTGTCAGTATATATAATCCAAAAGCATTCATCTTTCTTTAATTTAGTCCTCATATATTTATCATATATTACTAAATTTTTATAATAGTTATTACTATTCCTTAATTACATCTTTATTTTAATTTCGATTTGAAAAATAATTTCTTAAATTTAAATTCCAGATAAATCTATAGTTAACTATAAAAAAGTTTTTTATAATTTAATTACATATCGTATCTTATTTTCATGATTTATCAAGCATTTAAACACAAAAATTCAAAAATAAAATTAAGATCTTAATTAATTTTACCAATTATATCCTATTTTTGTATTTAAGCTAATTTTATGCGAATCTTTATATAGCTTTTCATTATTATTAGTATTTCCATCAAATCTTAAATATGTATCAATATTAAATTTGTCAACTTTATAATTCAATCCAATTTTAAAATCATATGATATCCCTATATTATTTATATAATCTTTCCATTTAGAATTTTCAATTTTATCTTTTATAAATTTATTATTTCCATTTAACTCAATACCTAAATCTCTAAAAATCTCATCATCAATATTTAACTCTGTAATAATTTCATTTTCATCAATATCAATAATTATTGGCTTATCATGTACAGCACTTTCTGAACTCATTTCTCTTTTTCTATATTTCTCTATTTTTAATTTTGAAGTTATACCAACATTCTCATAATTAAATCCCAATTTAGAGTTTAAATATATATTTAAATTTTTAATTAAACCATACTCAATTAAAACTCCACTTGATAAAGTATTTTTAAAAATATGGTTTATCTCATTTGAAGTTATTATTCTATCATATAATGTTGAATCATCTTCATTTTCTGGAATTCTTTCTGATATTGTATCCAACAAATTATCTTCAGTATAAATATTAGAATATGTTATTGATGGTGTAATACTAGTATAATTTTCAATTTGTGGATAAATTTTTAGATTTTTAATAATATTAAATTTTTTAGAGTATTTATTATATAATTCAAAACTATGTTGATGAACATATTCATCATAAATTCTTTGAACTCCTTTATATAAATTATTATCTATAACTTCACTCTCTCTATTAATTATATTTTTATACTTCCCATAATTATATTTATATGCAATAAAACTTTCTATATCACCTTTATTATTTTTTAATTTAAATTTAGCATTTGCTCCTATTGCAAAAATATGAGCATGAGTTTTTAAGAATAAATCTCCTAACTTATTATCATAATGAATAAATCCTCCTATTTTAGCATTATCTCTAATAGAATAATTTCCACCAACAGTTACATTTAATCCTTGAATATCTTCTCTTGAAGCTCCTATATTTGAACCTATTTTAAAATAAACATTATCTTCAAAAGTTGGTTCTAACTTATAATTTGAATATGTTTTAAATCTAATTAATTGATAATTACGAAAACTTCTGTTTTTTAATAATGCTAATGTCTTTACTTTTCTTAAATTTTCATAATTTTTATCATCTCTAACCAATCCATTTTGTTCTAATTTTTTAAATCTATTTATAAATTCTTCAATTTTTGAATCTTCTAAATCATTATATGATTTATATGTACTACTTTCTATCATTTTTTTAACTTCAGCTAATTTTTCACCGAAAATATAATCGTGTATTTCTTTATTAAGATCCGAAAAGTCCTTTAAAGTATCCGATTCGGATATTAAACTTACTAAAGTACTTAAAAATAACAATAATCTTTTCATTATAACTATTCTCCTTTATATCTATATACAAATATTGTACCCCCCCCCCCGACTTATTTTGTCAATGTTTTTTTTTGGTTAATTATAAGATGTTATTTTATTTAAAAAAAAAAGAAATTTCCATTTTGTAGAAATTTCTCTTAATTTTTATTTTATTTCAGAATAGCCCCTTATTTATTTTTTTCTAATTTTACTATTCTTTCAATCAATTGTAATATCTTTTTATTATTTTCTATATTTTCATTTTTTAATTCCTTCAGTTCTTTTTCAAATAATTTTATCTTTAATTCATGTTCATAAACTTTTTCATCAAGTAAATTAATATTTCCATTTCTTTGTAATGTTAATAATTCTTTACTTCTTGAACTTACACTATCAAATTGATAACCTAATCCTGCCCCTAAAGCTACATTACCTCTTGTATTTAATGATCCACTTGCCCTATATGTTAGATTAAAGGCTTCACTTCTTCCTGATAGTCCTAATGCAAAGGCATGCTCTCCGTTATAGTAACCATATGATCCTGCTATGTTGTGTCCTACTCCACTTATCTGTGGTAAATTTGCCATAGCTACTGCATTTGCTATCCCACTATTTGCTGCTACTCCTTTTGATATATCTGATTTTACTTTATCACTTAAATCTACAGTTACTGTATTATCTTTAGCTATCGTTGTGATGTTTTCTGTCCCCTTAATACTAAAATCTAAGCCTCCAGATTTATTTAATGCTTGAGCTTCTGTCTTCCCACTATCTCCACTAAATGAAATAGTATTACTACCCAACTTATCTACATATTTATGTAAAGATTTTAATTGGGCTACATTTACTGCATCTGTGTCTTTACTACCTGCTGCTACTCCTGTTATTTGCCTTGTTATACCCTTATCTGTATCTCCTACTGACACTTCTCCATAATGAGATTTCCATGCCATTGCTATCTTTGAATACTCTTGGTACTTTTTATAAATTTCTGTACTATTTTTTATTTTTTTATAATTTTCTTGCTTTCCATTAACAACATTTCCTTCTGGCATTTGTTTTTCTAATAATTCCTTAATTTCTTGTTCTAATTTATGATATTTTTCTTTATCTTCTT
The genomic region above belongs to Streptobacillus moniliformis DSM 12112 and contains:
- a CDS encoding YadA-like family protein — translated: MKKNNLVTIFLFLSVITYTNTTQNNNTESDKVKLGKEAKDTGDKSIAIGYKAEAEKKESISIGVESKAKADTSIAIGKGANTGKINSNDATNAISIGTDSEANSKSAIAIGEKANANTTDSIAIGKKTYTDGQGAIAIGGESKANSSGISLGKKALSHNKGISIGEETESQLNGVVIGNRAKSKGNHSENNVAIGSDSNVGDDLFGVTALGSNSKVEEDNSVALGSYSVAKRREDRLGYDALTNENVSLEDKLTEEDKEKYHKLEQEIKELLEKQMPEGNVVNGKQENYKKIKNSTEIYKKYQEYSKIAMAWKSHYGEVSVGDTDKGITRQITGVAAGSKDTDAVNVAQLKSLHKYVDKLGSNTISFSGDSGKTEAQALNKSGGLDFSIKGTENITTIAKDNTVTVDLSDKVKSDISKGVAANSGIANAVAMANLPQISGVGHNIAGSYGYYNGEHAFALGLSGRSEAFNLTYRASGSLNTRGNVALGAGLGYQFDSVSSRSKELLTLQRNGNINLLDEKVYEHELKIKLFEKELKELKNENIENNKKILQLIERIVKLEKNK